Below is a genomic region from Acetobacter ghanensis.
AAAACTTGTCTCCATCCCGCCGCAGCAGCCGAACGCGCTGCCCCTTGTCCGTAACCAAAAACAACTCCGGGTCCATGCTCAGTGGGGGCGCATCCACACGGGGCCTGCAACCGGGCACACCGGGACTCCGCTCCTGCAACCGGGCAAAAGCCTCTGCCAACACCTGTTGCCCGCCAAGCTGGGGGAGCACTTCCTTTTCCCACACATGCGGGGCGGCATGGCCAATGCGCAGCATATCCCCACCCCACACAGGATTCTGCCTGTGGTCCTGCGCCAGATAACACTCCGTTGGCACACCCTCGGCTACCAGCACTGCGTGAGTTTCTGTTTGTACAAGTGTGTAATTGTAAGCAGTAATACTGTGGTCATAGAAAATACTGCCACCATTAACCAGCGTCCGTACGGGCACAAACTGCCCGTCATGCAGCACACTATGGTGGGGAGTAAGCAGCAGATCCCGCTCCGGCCGGTTTGGCCCCAGCGCGTGCCGCAAAACCCGGATGGGGTAACCTGCCTCTTCCTCCGGCAACGCGGGCCGGACCTGCACATGCCCACGCTCAACCCACAAAAGGCGTTGTGTGGTTGTTCCTCCCTGAGTCCACACATCCACAAGACTGCCGGTCTGGAGTGTGTCCAACATGACCTCGCTCCGGCCAATGTTCAGATGTGTGCCCTCAATAAAGCAGGCTTTTGTGCGGGCCTGTGTTCTATCCTCTGCGACACGGAGCGGGTGCAGGGTATCCGCCACCCGGTATTCCCCCGCCGCCAGCACTGCGTCGTGGGCCAGTTCCACCGTAAACCGCCCAACTTCCGCGTTGTCCGCCCCATGCAGCACAATCGTCCGGCAGGAGCCGCTGGCCGTAATATGGTACGCCGCAACAGGCTGGCTGGCGTGGCGGACCTCAATCATGGTCTGTTCGGGGTTGTAATCCAAAATCGCGGTACCAGACAGGTCAAACACCCTGTGGTCCGCGTTGACGACCAGCGTGCCACCCCCGGCCCCAAAGCGCACCGTGGCGCCACACAGCACATCGGCCGCACCCGTGCCGCAGGTAAACACGCCGCCATAGGCAATATCCAGCACCACACCATTCAGCGTTGCATCAGGTTCCGCTGGCGCAAACATGGCGCAGCCCCCCACAACATGTACGCACAGGCCAGCGGGTACGCCCAGCGCAACACCCAACACGGCATTGCCCCCAATATAAAATGCGCTACCCGACGGCACGTGCCCTGTGGCCGGGCCTATGCCAAATGTTGCCTGTACCCCCGGCGGCACAATGTAAGTGCCCCCTGCCGGAGCGGGAACAACACAAGGGCCACCCTGTTCGTCCAGCAACACGTTTCCATTTGTGCACGCCCCAAAAATGGCCGGATGAATGACACCATCATAAATCCGTGCGCCATCGGGGGCCGTGATGGCCACATGGTACCCATCCCGCACACCCAGAAACCCCTGATGGTCCGTGATCTGGTAAGTGACACCGTTTGTGTTGACGTAATGCGCCATACCCCGACACCTCCCCTTTTGAGAAATACACATGAAGGTGAAGGCATAATGACCGAATTATAAAAATTAGTTAATGAATTTTTATAGATAATACGCGTTGACGATAAATTAACCCTATGGGCTGGTTAAACCAGCCCGCCACCCCACACCCACCATGCCGGGTGCGCGTCTTCCAGCCTGTCGGCCGCCTGCCGTGCGGCCTGCGGTGTGGCAAAGATGCCAAAACACGTTGCGCCAGACCCACTCATCCGGGCCAGCACGCATCCATCCTGCCCGGCAATATCGGCCAGCACATGGCCCACTGGGGGGCATACCACACAGGCTGGCTCTTCCAGACTATTGCCCTGCTGTTTCAAAAACGTCACCACATCCGCAAGGCTGGACCAGCCATCGGGCATGGTGGCACGCGGCAGAAAATCACCCTCCCGGCGGCGAAACACTTCCGGCGTGGACACAGCCTGCCCGCAGTTCACCAACACCATGCCGCATTCCGGCAGGTGGGGGGCCGGAGTCAGGTTTTCACCAATACCTTCCATACGGGTGGTCTGGCTTAACAGGCAGACCGGCACATCTGCACCCAGTGTTTCTGCCACTTTAAGCAGGTCCGCCCGGCTGGCCTGCACGTTCCATGCCCGGTCAAGCAGACGCAGGGCGGCTGCGGCATCGGCCGAGCCACCACCAATGCCAGACGCCACAGGCAGCTTTTTTCCAGCACCAGCCGGCCACCCTGCACATGCGCCTGCGTGCCGCACAGTTCCTGCAAGGCCCGTGCGGCTTTGAGCACAAGATTATCCGCCCCGGCGGCCGAGGAATCCAGCGCACGGCCGAACCGCCCCGTAATCTCCAGTTGCAGAGGAGTGGGGCCGGGCTGGTAGTGCAGCACGTCTCCCGCGCCAGCAAACACCACTAGACTATCCAGCAGGTGGTACCCATCTGCCCGCCGACCTGTGACATGCAGGTACAGATTGACCTTGGCGGGCGCGGCCTCTGTGAATGCAAAGGTGGAAACGTCCAATGCTGCAACAGTCACGGCGTATGTTTTCCTTGTTCCTGAGCGGGTTGAGCAGGCGCGGCCTGCCCGGTTGTCTGGGGTGTTGGGGTTACACCCGCTTTCTGTAACGCAGTGCGAATAAGAGCTTCATCCGCGGGGCTTGGGTGCAGGCCAAGCGCAACATTCCACTGGTCCACCGCCTCGGCCTTGCGGCCCACACGCCAGTAGGCCTCACCCAGATGATAATTCACCTCCGGGTCCTCTGGCGTCTGCTCGGCTGCTTTTTCCAGCAGGGGAATACCACCGGCCAAATCGCCCTGCTCCACACGCACCCAGCCCAGACTGTCTGTTATGGCGGCATCCTGCCCGTCCAGCTCATGAGCCTTGCGTAAGAGT
It encodes:
- a CDS encoding Hint domain-containing protein, with translation MAHYVNTNGVTYQITDHQGFLGVRDGYHVAITAPDGARIYDGVIHPAIFGACTNGNVLLDEQGGPCVVPAPAGGTYIVPPGVQATFGIGPATGHVPSGSAFYIGGNAVLGVALGVPAGLCVHVVGGCAMFAPAEPDATLNGVVLDIAYGGVFTCGTGAADVLCGATVRFGAGGGTLVVNADHRVFDLSGTAILDYNPEQTMIEVRHASQPVAAYHITASGSCRTIVLHGADNAEVGRFTVELAHDAVLAAGEYRVADTLHPLRVAEDRTQARTKACFIEGTHLNIGRSEVMLDTLQTGSLVDVWTQGGTTTQRLLWVERGHVQVRPALPEEEAGYPIRVLRHALGPNRPERDLLLTPHHSVLHDGQFVPVRTLVNGGSIFYDHSITAYNYTLVQTETHAVLVAEGVPTECYLAQDHRQNPVWGGDMLRIGHAAPHVWEKEVLPQLGGQQVLAEAFARLQERSPGVPGCRPRVDAPPLSMDPELFLVTDKGQRVRLLRRDGDKFFYMLPAGVEKVFLASRTCKPSGVIGPYVDDRRVLGVSIGGITLFSGGRHVAQTQHLKAEGAAWSGWHTVEAAGASRWTSGYAELPLKGMKEGQMGLLTIQVLAAGPYKVDQPERVEADKLRA